In Euphorbia lathyris chromosome 10, ddEupLath1.1, whole genome shotgun sequence, the DNA window CACCACAGGATTCTGGAATATCGTTAGAGACAGTTCTGGAGCTTGGTCCTCTTGTACCTTTATTTGGTGTGTGTATGGGGCTGCAGTGTATTGGAGAGGCTTTTGGGGGTGAGTCTTCTAATGCGTTTTATTAAAAGCTCTTAAGAGTCTTTCACTCTTCAAATTTGTACTTATTGAaacttattttttatgtttccgTTTGACTGGTGATAATGTTTTTGATTGTACATGTATACGATGGTGGCTGTTGGTTTTATTGTCCCTATTGTTTCATTGTGTTTCAGGGAAGATTGTGCGAGCTCCTTATGGTGTCATGCACGGGAAAAGTTCTCCTGTATATTTTGATGAGAAGGACGACAATAGCTTGTTTTCTGGGCTACCTAAGTATGTTCATTTTATCTTTCtcgttataaaaaaaatgttcaaaTTTCTAGTTTCATTTCAGCACATTATGTTTTAGTGAGATGTTAAGATATAGTCTACGAAGTTGGGTTGAGTTCGTTGACATATTCTCATTTATGAATTTTGGTTTTTCCAGTCCATTCACTGCCGGGAGATATCATAGCCTTGTGATTGATTCAGATACGTTCCCCAGTGAAgaacttgagataacagcatgGACAGCAGATGGACTCATAATGGCTGCTCGGCACAAAAAATATAGGCATCTGCTGGTGAGACATTTCTTACTGATAACTGGGGTTGGTGTAAGGTGAAATTGCAATTATTTGGAGCTAATTTTAAGTGAAAATGCAGGGAGTGCAGTTCCATCCGGAAAGTATCATAACAACGGAAGGGAAGATCATCATTCGTAACTTCCTGAAAATGGTAGATAGTAAAGCGCCGAATCTCAAAACTAGTAGCTGAGTTCTATTGTGTATGAACTTAATTATATTTCAGTTGCCTGTAGTTGAGTTCTATAGGAATCTTGTCGGGTTTGAAGACAGTAGTCGTTATCAGTGTAATCTTGTCGTTTTTATGGTTGGAAATGTTATTTCAGAAACTCTGATTGCTCCTATTACTGATAGTGAGATTAATGAAGGTTTATGGAGTATAATCAAGTTTGAATTGTTTCTTCAAGCATTATTTGGTTGTGATTCCTATATCTCAATCTCTAGAAAAGCGTAGTGATTGTAAGCCTATTTCA includes these proteins:
- the LOC136209933 gene encoding anthranilate synthase beta subunit 2, chloroplastic-like — protein: MAASLLSNPSSLRSKSSFSLKTPLNPLSSRASTLSVPSRVTSLEKKVNGFAAKCSMVATKSTSPLSDSRELQNPLVVIDNYDSFTYNLCQYMGELGCQFEVYRNDEITVEELKRKNPRGVLISPGPGTPQDSGISLETVLELGPLVPLFGVCMGLQCIGEAFGGKIVRAPYGVMHGKSSPVYFDEKDDNSLFSGLPNPFTAGRYHSLVIDSDTFPSEELEITAWTADGLIMAARHKKYRHLLGVQFHPESIITTEGKIIIRNFLKMVDSKAPNLKTSS